Proteins encoded in a region of the Scyliorhinus torazame isolate Kashiwa2021f chromosome 1, sScyTor2.1, whole genome shotgun sequence genome:
- the tmem50a gene encoding transmembrane protein 50A — protein MSGFLDSIRCPECECIDWSEKRNAIASMAAGVLFFTGWWVIIDAAVKYPEMDKFNHSYHTCGVIATLAFLMINAVSNGQVRGDGYSEGCMGQTGARIWLFIGFMLAFGSLIASMWILFGGYVVPQKPDVYPGIAVFFQNAFIFFGGLVFKFGRTEDLWQ, from the exons ATGTCGGGATTTTTAGATAGCATCAGATGTCCAGAATGTGAATGTATTGACTGGAGTGAGAAACGGAATGCCATTGCATCAATGGCTGCTGGCGTGTTG TTTTTCACAGGTTGGTGGGTTATCATTGACGCTGCTGTGAAGTATCCTGAAATGGACAAATTCAACCACTCCTACCATACCTGTGGAGTTATAGCAACACTTGCATTTCTCAT GATAAACGCTGTTTCAAATGGACAGGTCCGTGGAGATGGTTATAGTGAAGGTTGTATGGGCCAGACAG GTGCTCGAATCTGGCTGTTCATTGGTTTTATGTTGGCATTTGGATCTCTCATTGCATCCATGTGGATCCTCTTTGGTGGTTATGTTGTGCCAC AAAAGCCAGATGTTTACCCTGGAATAGCTGTCTTTTTCCAAAATGCGTTTATCTTCTTTGG GGGGCTGGTCTTCAAGTTTGGACGTACAGAAGACCTGTGGCAGTAA